Proteins co-encoded in one Balneolaceae bacterium genomic window:
- a CDS encoding class I SAM-dependent methyltransferase, with protein MNLKKKLPPNRSYKQIKNQYLVEKSIAERLKKADRQERKRIFETMYDELFEQVPDHPRLTRRNSDQLTLKANEEKFSLVNKYVDKSTVFLEFAPGDCRLSFKVAKHVKKIFGVDISDQRNPKDSVPENFKLIVYDGYNLNEIESNSIDVVFSDQLIEHFHPEDTKLHFELVHRILKNGGKYIFRTPHPHSGPHDISKYFCHEAKGFHLKEWTYTEINNMLQDIGYKGFRTFWHGGGFTFRMPYIYFRICEKFLELFPKRYIKKVAKFLIPSLYGVAVK; from the coding sequence ATGAATTTAAAAAAGAAACTACCTCCCAATCGTAGTTATAAGCAAATCAAGAATCAATATTTAGTTGAAAAATCAATTGCTGAAAGATTGAAGAAGGCTGATCGTCAGGAGAGAAAACGAATCTTTGAAACAATGTATGATGAACTGTTCGAACAAGTGCCTGATCATCCACGATTAACAAGAAGAAATTCTGATCAACTTACTTTAAAAGCAAATGAGGAGAAATTCTCTCTGGTTAATAAATACGTGGATAAATCTACAGTATTTTTAGAATTTGCTCCAGGGGATTGCAGGCTTTCATTTAAAGTAGCTAAACATGTTAAAAAAATATTTGGAGTAGATATTTCTGATCAGCGAAATCCCAAAGACAGCGTTCCGGAAAACTTCAAATTGATTGTATATGACGGCTACAATTTAAATGAAATCGAAAGTAACTCTATTGATGTTGTATTTAGTGATCAGTTAATAGAGCATTTCCACCCGGAAGACACTAAATTGCATTTTGAATTGGTTCACCGAATACTCAAGAATGGTGGTAAATATATATTCCGAACCCCCCATCCACATTCAGGTCCTCATGATATATCAAAATATTTCTGTCATGAAGCAAAAGGCTTCCATTTAAAAGAATGGACGTATACAGAAATAAATAATATGCTTCAGGATATAGGGTATAAGGGATTTCGTACTTTTTGGCATGGGGGAGGGTTTACATTTAGAATGCCCTATATCTATTTTAGAATTTGTGAAAAGTTTCTTGAATTATTTCCAAAACGATATATCAAAAAAGTTGCCAAATTTCTAATTCCATCATTATATGGGGTGGCTGTCAAGTAA